A region from the Mercenaria mercenaria strain notata chromosome 7, MADL_Memer_1, whole genome shotgun sequence genome encodes:
- the LOC123554796 gene encoding E3 SUMO-protein ligase ZBED1-like, whose amino-acid sequence MHICSLSRILASSLCTSVNFNGLYHGLFQVAITTDGWTSRATESYVTITVTFINVDWKLVNFVLQTRPLPESHTAENIAEVIEYAVKEWKLPTGLGGTVPPVISDNAANMIKAGKVLGCTIHIGCLAHTLNLAVQKALKVKSVSQLLARVRSIVSFFHRSCVATAVLKSKAQLLGLPNHKLKTDVCTRWNSAFEMLNRFLELQAAVVATLTSKEMMHMKDKTLHSISDQNLTLAQEVSVMLKPVKEITTMLCTESLPTVSVIMPLHFKLTNKILQPNEDDLHAIVEMKQIMRADLTQRYLDKTELLNMTSAIDPRFKQLPYLSDDDRFAVYNHLTEEAIRVSAVVPAVVKVKTKKSEPVTMTKATVSQPPLPSLPTDMLEDQSDEIVCDTAPAIKQESQIVATPKSVLNDILGEVFIARVEAPKSSQELAQMEVIQYKSEPPVSLNDNPLQWWKQRELRFPFLSKLAKCLLCIPATSVPSERVFSTAGDILTAQRASLKAKHVDKLIFLKKNWK is encoded by the exons ATGCATATTTGTAGCTTGAGTAGGATACTCGCCAGTAGCCTCTGTACCAGTGTTAATTTTAATGGTTTGTATCATGGTTTGTTTCAGGTTGCTATTACAACCGATGGCTGGACGTCAAGGGCAACTGAGTCATATGTCACTATTACTGTAACATTTATCAACGTTGACTGGAAGCTAGTAAATTTCGTTCTTCAAACAAGACCACTCCCCGAGAGTCATACAg CTGAAAACATAGCAGAAGTAATTGAATACGCTGTCAAAGAATGGAAGTTACCTACAGGGCTTGGAGGGACTGTACCACCTGTTATATCCGACAATGCTGCAAACATGATAAAGGCTGGAAAAGTGCTTGGGTGTACAATACACATAGGATGCCTTGCCCACACACTCAATCTCGCTGTACAAAAAGCCTTGAAGGTCAAAAGTGTCTCACAGCTGCTTGCCCGTGTACGTAGCATTGTCAGCTTCTTTCATCGAAGCTGTGTTGCAACGGCCGTCTTAAAGTCTAAGGCTCAGCTGTTAGGTCTGCCCAACCATAAGCTGAAGACTGATGTCTGCACGAGATGGAACTCAGCCTTTGAAATGCTGAACCGATTCTTGGAACTCCAAGCTGCTGTAGTCGCTACTTTGACGTCAAAAGAAATGATGCATATGAAGGACAAAACATTACATAGCATAAGTGACCAGAACCTTACACTAGCACAGGAGGTATCTGTCATGCTGAAACCTGTGAAAGAAATAACTACCATGTTGTGTACTGAATCACTGCCAACTGTTTCAGTTATTATGCCGCTTCATTTCAAGCTAACCAATAAGATTCTACAGCCAAATGAGGATGACTTACATGCAATCGTTGAAATGAAACAAATCATGAGAGCTGATCTAACTCAAAGATACTTGGATAAAACAGAACTACTGAACATGACATCAGCCATAGATCCAAGGTTCAAACAGCTGCCTTATTTGTCTGATGACGACAGGTTCGCTGTGTATAATCACTTGACAGAAGAGGCTATCAGAGTATCTGCAGTGGTTCCAGCTGTAGTTAAAGTCAAGACTAAGAAGTCTGAACCAGTTACAATGACCAAAGCTACTGTGAGTCAACCTCCTCTACCAAGCCTACCAACAGACATGCTGGAAGATCAGTCAGATGAGATTGTTTGTGATACTGCGCCTGCAATCAAACAGGAATCACAAATAGTAGCCACTCCGAAGTCCGTGCTAAATGATATTCTTGGGGAAGTATTCATCGCACGTGTAGAAGCACCAAAATCTTCCCAGGAATTAGCACAGATGGAAGTAATCCAGTACAAGTCTGAACCTCCTGTGAGCCTTAATGATAATCCACTCCAGTGGTGGAAACAAAGGGAATTGAGATTTCCCTTTTTGTCTAAACTAGCAAAGTGCTTGCTGTGCATTCCAGCAACAAGTGTACCCTCAGAGAGGGTCTTCTCTACAGCAGGGGACATTCTAACAGCACAAAGGGCCAGCTTGAAGGCCAAGCATGTTGACAAGTTAATATTcctaaaaaaaaattggaaataa